DNA from Desulfuromonas sp. AOP6:
GTCGGGAAGAAGCGGCTGCCATCCACCAGCAGGCGAAACCTGTGGCCGCTCTTCCACAGGGTGCGTTCATCTCCGTTTGCTGGATTTTCCATAAAATGGCTCCAAAACCAGCCCCGCTCAGGGCTTCCCCTTCTTCAGCAGCTGCCTTCCCACCCAATGACTCGAAAATTGCAGGGCGGTACGGCCACAGCGTTTGCTTTTATCGTGCGACCACTGAATGGCCGCCTCCCGTAGTTCCAGCGACCAACTCATCTCCAGGCCGCTCTGCGCGGCCAGCTTTTCCACGCACTGCCGCACCACGCGCAGATAGTGGTCCTGGGAAAAAGCGTGAAAGGCCACCCACAAACCGAAGCGGTCCGAAAGGGAAATTTTTTCTTCCACCCCCTCGCCGTGGTGAATCTCGTTGTTGACCATCTTGGCGCCCAGGTTGTCCGTTTCGTATTCAGGCAGCAGATGACGGCGGTTGGAGGTCGTATAGATGCGCACATTGTCGGGAGCTGAATAGACGGAGCCGTCGAGGGCGCTCTTGAGCATTTTGTAGCTGGGCTCCCCCGGCTCGAAGCTGAGATCGTCACACAGCAGGATAAATTTGAAGGGTTTATCCCCAATGGCGGCGAAGATATCCGGCAAGTAGGTCAGGTCGTCTTTATCGACCTGGACTACCCGCAGTCCCTGAGGTGCGTAGGCGTGCAGAAGCGCCCTTACCAGAGAAGACTTGCCGGTGCCCCGAGTTCCCCAGAGCAGCACGTTATTAGCAGGATAACCGGCGAGAAATTGGCGGGTGTTGTCCTCCACCGTCTCTTTTTGTTCTTCGATTCCCAGCAACTCGTCGAGACCTACCTTTTCCACTTTCTTCACCGGCTCCAAGGTGCCGGAAAAAGAATGGCGGCGCCAATTGGCAGCCAGACAGGTATTCCAGTCGATTGTTTCCACGGGACGGGGCAGCAGCTGTTCCAGAGAAGTCAGCACCCTCTCGAGCTGCGCTACCACTTCGGGCTTGAGGTCCATGAGGCACTCTCCTGTCGTCGATGGATGAGGAAAAGATGCGCTGGTCCACAGGAGTTCGGAGGGTTTTGAGCATGGCGACCCGGTCTTCGGACCAGGGTCAGACGGGCCTGCGGAGAAGCAGATCCTATCATAGCCCAAATAGGAGGGAGGGGATAAATTTTTCTCGGGCAGGGGGAGGAGAGCGGCGGGAGCTGAATTTAGTAGCCTATAAAAGTTCCCGCATCGTCAGCATCCACTGTACCCACGTTGTTAGCACCGTCGGGAGAGACCAGGTAGGATTCCACCTCAGCAGGAGTGGTTCCTTCTGTCATCCCTTTGATAGCGATCAGACCATCACTGCCACCACCCGTGGTGGTGAGGCTGAAAGTATTGGCCGTATTGCTGTTCAGGTCAAGCCGCAGCGTCGAGCCATTAATGGACGTGGCAGAGAAACCTCCGAGCCCAAGGGTGTTTCCGGCCACCGTCGCCGTCATAGTGCTGCTGGTGTCCTGCAGCAGAGTAACGCCGCTACCCACCAGGTTGAAGGCGATGTTCTTGGCGGAAAGTTCGCCGATATTGCGGGCATAAATCCCGGTGGTGCCGCCGGTGATGCTGCCACCATTGACCGTGAAGGAGCCGGCGCTGTTCTCCAGGTGGAGACCGTGTCCCAGCGACCCTCCAATATCAGCCTTGGCCACGGTGACATCGGCCAGGGAATTGGTATAGGTGATGGCGTTGCCGCCGACGCTGTTGGGGTTGGTCACGGTGATGTCGCCAAAATTGATCAGGCCGTCGGCATCCCGGATAACGATACCTGAGCCAATGCGATCGAGAACATCGACCTTATCGAAGGTAATGACCGAGCCCGCACCGATGCCGTCCATGTTGATGCTGGTGGTCGCGCCATCGATGGACGTATCGCCCAGAACCTGGAAGCGGGAGCCGGAACTCAGGTTACTGAGATTGATTCCCACGTTGCCGGCATCGGCCGCGTTGACCGAGGCCAGGGTGATGTTGGTCGTGATCGAGTCGAGGTCTATGGCTGGCGCATTGGTGGTGTCGATAAGGCCGTCAATCACCGTGAGGGTCGCCTCGGCACTGTTGCGAGCCAGAATGCCGGTGCCGCTGTTGGTGAAGATTTCGACATTCTTAAAGGTGTAGCGACCGCTGTTGTTGTCCAGATAGAGGGGGTCGTTGATCAGTCGGGTGGTGTCGCTGCCCAGGATGAGGTTGTCGAAGCTGACATTCCCCGCCGAGTTGGTGATGCGCACCCCCTGGTTGTTCGCCGTCAGGGCCTGAATGACGCTCGCGGGCGTGGCCGCGATGAAGTTGACGGAGCCGCCACTGCGCAGGTCGTTGATGTGGGCGATATATCCGGAGGCACTGTCGATGCGGCCGCCGTAGCTTACGTTGGCAGCGCTGCCGTCAAGGGCAAAAGCAGTGTCCGACTGGCTGACTATGGTGGTGTCACTGCCGAAGGTGAAGCGGCCGCTTGAACCGTTGCGTATGTCGATACCCACCGGGGATCCCAGTTCTTCCAGCAGGGTGGACCCCTGGAACAGATAGGTGCCGTCGGCGTTGCTGAAGAGCAGGCCGCCGCCGGCGGTGGCCTCCAGGCTGCCGGTGTTGAAGGTCAGCGTGCCGCCGGAGTGGTCACCGATGCGCACCAGAGCGGCATCGCGCACCTGGGTCAGATCCCCTTGGTAGGTCACGTTGGCGGTACTGCCATTGACGTGGAACGCGTCGCCGGTGGGGCTGACAATGGACGTATCGGCGCCGAAGGTAAAGCGGCCACCTGATCCCGCCAGAATATCGACCCCGGCGTCACCACCGTCCAGGGTGGTGCGCCCGAGGAATTCATAGGTGCCATCGGCGTTGGCGAACTGCAGTCCGTCACCGTTGCTGGCCGTCACCGCCCCGTTGCGGAAAGTCAGCGTGCCGCCGGCATGGTTGGTCACCTCCACCACACTCGCAAGGTTGCCCTGGCTGAGTTGGCCTTCGTAGCCGACGGTGGCGCTGCTGTCCCGCACGACAAAAGCCGAACCTGTGGGATTGATGACTTTAGTACTGCTGCCGAAGGTGAAGTTGCCGGCTGAATCCGCCAGGATGTCGATACCAGCATTGCCGCCATCCAGGGTGGTGATACCCAGAATTTCATAGGTGCCGTCGGCGTTGACAAACTGCAGACCGTCGCCATTGCTGGCCGTCAGATTGCCGGTCCGCAGGGTGAGAGTGCCACCCGAATGATTAGCCACATCAAGCAGGCTCGCCGCATTGTTCTGACTCATGGAGCCGCTATATACCAGATCGGCGCTGCTGTCCCGCACCGTTAAGGCTGCGCCGGTGGGGTTGAGAATGCTGGTGCCGTTGCCAAACTCGAAACTGCCATCCGAACCAGAAAGGATGTCGATGGCGGCATTGCCCCCCTGCAAGCGAGTGGTTCCCAGAAAGGCGTAGAGCCCGTCCGCATCGGAGAATTGCAGGCCGTTGCCGTCGGTGGCCTCGATGGTGCCGGTGCGGAAGGTGACGGCGCCCCCCGTGTGTCTGGCGACCTCCACGGCGTTGCCCGTGCCGTTCTGGGTGATCGTGCCGCTGTAATCGACGGTGGCGCTGCTGTCTCGCAGAGTAAAGGCGCTACCACTGGGGGTAAAAATCCCTGTGTTGCCGCCAAAGGCGAAACTGCCAGCGGAATCGGCCAGAATATCGATGCCGGCGTCACCACCAACAAGGGTCGTCGTGCCCCGGAAACTGTAGGTGCCGTCCGCATTGCGGAACTGCAGCCCGTCACCATTGCCGGCGACCAGGGTGCCGCTGTCGAAGATCACCTCGCCGCCGCTATGGTTACGGATGGCGATGGCCGAAGTCGCGCTGTCATGAGTCAAATCGCCCTGGTATATCAGATCGGCACTACCGCCATCGATAGAAATGCCGACACCGCCGGAATTGGCGATGGCGCTGCCGCGCCCGAAAGCCAGACTGCCCTCTGTTTCCACAATGTCGACGCCAGTGCCGGCGGCGCTGTCAACCAGCAGCCGGCTCACTTCCAGATCAAGTTGACTATTGCTGACTTTCAGGCCAGAACCAGAAGACCCTGTGGCGGCCAGAAGCCCACGCACTGTCATCTGCCCACTTACACCTGAAAAATCGAGGGCGCTGCCGCCTCCCGTCGCCGAAATATCGGTCAGGGTCAGGTCAACAGCGGTTTCGCCCAGAACCAGGGCGTCCCCCCCGACAGAGCGAACCTCTCCAGCCGCAACACGCAGAGAGCCGCTGTTGCTGGCGACCAGCCCCTGCGCCCCTTCGGTGCGGATGCGCAAATCGTCTATGGCGATCGCGCTCTGATCGTTGTTGAGGAGAGAAAGGGCAGCGCCGCTGCTGGTTCCGGCAACGCTCACCCGGCCGAAATGCAGGTCTGCGTCGCTGCTGTTCTGGATGCGCAAACCCAGCCCGTCCTGATTCTCCACGCCGGTACCGCGAAAATCGAGGGTCCCTTGATGACCATCCATGTCGATCACCCGTCCCCCCGTCTGCGACAGGGTGCTGGCCGTGAAGGCGCCGCTCAGTTCACTCCGGTAAAGCTGCAGAGCGGTGCCGCCGCCGGTGGCGGCGATCAGGCTGTTGGCAACGCTGAGGGTGCCGGTGCCATTGTCTATCGCCAGACCCGCAGTCGTATAATCGCGAACATTCAGATCGGCCAGGGCCAGGGAGTCGATCCCGCTCCCTGCAATACCCCTGGAGCCGCCGTTGATATTGAGGCCGGACAGCCGGTTGCCACTGGCCAGGGCAATCACGTCCCCTGCACCTGCCTGACTGAGAGTCGGACGGCCGCTGGCGGAAGTAATTGACAGTTTGTACTCGGGCGCTTCCGGCAGACCTTCGAAGGAAATAAGTCGGGCTCCGGTATCGCCAATCCCCATCAGCTGCTGGCGTTGCTGAAGGGTGAGCGCCGGACTTTCCGCCCCTCCTGAGGCGATCTGGCCGGCGTCGTTTATCAGAAAAAGGATATCGCTGAGCGAGGAAGCTTGCTGGGCCTCCGTCAGTGTCATCGGAGCGGTCCGGGTACCGTCAGCCACAGACAAGCCATTGAGTAGAGTACCATCGGCATCGACGAAAAAGAGATCGATAGGGGCCCCCGTCTCGGGGTCAACCACGGCGTACTCGTCGGCGATGATGACGGATGGCCCCTCTTCCGTACCCGGTGTTTTGGCCATATCCTGGGCAAAGGTGACGATATCGACGTCTCGGATGACCGGTCTCATCATACGACGCTCAATCTCTTCGCGGGCAAAGGAGGAGGGTGCATCCTTGATAACCTTGCCCAGCGGCACCCTGACATTGGCAAAACCGAAGCCTTGGGCACCACGGATCTGATCATCCTGGTACTCGACCCCCAGGCTCAGGCTGCTACCCAGAATACTGAAGGGGTCTTTGCGCTCGTAAGCCAGACGAAGACGCGGTCCGGCCACTTCGGGGGTCAGCGCGTTATCGAACCAGAAGTAGCCGGCGTGACCCCACAGCGTGCTCCTTTCTCCCAGTTCAAGACCATAGCCCGCCTCGATATCAAAACCATGCAGGGGTCTTTCACGCGTCTCGTAGAGGGTGGTACGCACCACCACGGCGGTGCGATCAAGTTCGACACCGGTGGTTGCAAAACTGTCGATTACGTGGGAAGCATTCTCGGGCAGATAAGCGTTGGCGCGTAGTTCCCAGTTTCTGCCCAGCAACTCGGCACCGAGGGTGAACTGCTGAAAGGAGAAACCGTAGGTACTGCTGCGGTTGTCGTAGAAGGCGTAAGCTCCCCAGATGGCCTCGCCCAAAAGGGGCAGACCGTTATCGAGAATCTTGCGGTAACCGAGGCCGTAGTTGCCCTCCAGGCTCGAATCGTCTGGTAGCACCACACGCAGGTCGGCAAAGAAGATGGCATTGTCCGTCTGCCAGAAAGGCCACATGACGCTGAAGCGCCCCAGGCTGCGATCCGTTCCTTCCTTGTACGTCAGATCCAGCTGCGGTCCCCACTTGCCTGGAGGTGTGAAATAGGGCGCTACCACCCGCCCTGCCGTCAGGGACTTTTCCTGTTCATAGAAGGGAACATAGTCGTCCTTGTAGCTGGCGGGCAGGGGTTTTTGGGCAGCGGCCAAGGCCGGGGCATCACCGGGATAGACGGCCCGATTACTGAAGGCCTCGCCGGGTGGTGGCGAATAGGGCACCGGTGTTGGCGCTGCCGGTGCGGGTACACGGTACTCTTGCCTGGGCGCTGGCGGAGCGCTGGCGACCGGTCTCGGCGATGGTGGGGGCGAGGTTGGACGCTGGCTCAGTAGGGTCTCTTCCCTGACAGGCCGGGGAGCCCTTTCGGTCTGAATCCAGATTTCCACCCGGCGATTCTGGGCGCGCCCTTCCTCGCTGCTGTTGTCGGTGACGGGCAGGGTGTCGCCGAGACCCTCCACCAGGACAGTCGCTTCTTCGGGAACATCCAGAATGCTCAACAGGTAATCGGCCACACTTTGGGCGCGGGCCTCGGAGAGTTCGAAATTGTCCTTGAAGAGCTGCCTCGATCCTCCCTGCAGGCGCTGGTCATCCGTATGTCCGGCCACATAGATATGCACAATACGCAGACCGTCGAGGGCCATGGACAGCCCCCGCAGCAGCGCCTGGTCTTCAGCCCCCAACTCGTTGCTGGCCGAGGCGAAACGGGGCCAGACAACGTACTCTTTTTCTTCCAGGGTCATCCCTTCCCGGGCCAGCACGCTGGCGGGAGACAGCACCAGCAGTCCGGCCAGCAGAATGCACAGCAGGCGAAAGGTTCCTCGCCGGCGGACAGCCGCCCAGCCACGTATTTCAAGGGGAAAAACCATGCACAGACATCCAGAAAAACCTGGCAGCTCTCAAAAGGCATCCAGGTGAATATGGGACGGAGGTGTCCCATGCTTCATATCGGTCTGTGGCCGTGCAAAGTTTAGGAGGAAATGCAGGGAAATATGCCTGAAGAAAAAGGAACGAACCGGGAGAAAGGGTTCTTTCTCCCGGTTCGTGGATCAACGCTCGCTGACGTCTTCGACCGGTGTCAGCCGCCATATTTCCTTGTTGTATTGGGCGATGGTACGGTCGGTGGAAAATTTTCCGCTGGCGGCTGTATTGAGGATACTCATACGGGTCCAGCGGACCTGGTCCTGATAAGCCTCCGCCACCCGCTGCTGGGCATCAACGTAACTGCGAAAATCGGCGGCGACCAGCCAGGGATCCTGAGGATTGAGAATGGCCTGAATGATGGGCTCAAAAATGCCAGGCTCAAACTGGCTGAAGTGGCCGCTCTGCAGCAGTTGCAGCACCCGCTGCAGATCCGGATCGGCAGTGACGACCCCGCGCGGATCATAGTGACGGCGAACCTCGTCGACCTGCCCGGCATCAAGCCCGAAGAGGAAAAAGTTGTCGGCGCCGGCTTCCTCGCGAATCTCGATATTGGCCCCGTCCAGAGTGCCTATGGTGAGGGCGCCGTTCATCATGAACTTCATATTACCGGTGCCCGAGGCCTCCTTGCCGGCGGTAGAAGTCTGCTCCGACAGATCCGTCCCCGGACAGATGACCTCCATGGACGAGACGCCATAGTCAGGAAAGAAAACCACCTTGAGGCGACCGGCCACCTCTTCGTCTTCATTGATGCGGGCCGCGACATTGTTGATCAGCTTAATAATGAGTTTGGCGGTGGCGTAGCCGGGCGCCGCCTTGCCGCCTATTAGGACGCAGCGGGGCGTCCAGTCTGCCGCATCGCCACGTTTGAGGCGGTTGTAGAGGTGGATGACATGCAGGATATTGAGCAACTGGCGCTTGTACTCATGGATGCGCTTGACCTGAACATCGAAGAGAGCGTTCAGAGGGAAGTCGACCCCGCAGCGGCTTCGCACAACCTCGGCAAGTCGGGCCTTATTCTCTTGCTTTACCTGCCGCCAACGTTCCTGATAGGCGGGATCGTCCGCCAACGGCTCGAGCTGTCGCAGTTGATCCAGGTCCGTCACCCAGCCTTCCCCCAGGGTCTCGTCGAGCAGAGCGCTCAGGCCTGGATTGGCCCAGAGCATCCAGCGTCTGGGGGTAACGCCGTTGGTCTTGTTGTTGAACTTTTCAGGCCAGAGTTCATAAAAATCACGGAAAAGTCCCTCGGTGAGCAGACGGGAATGCAGGGCGGCGACGCCGTTGACGGAGTAGCTGCCGACGATGGCCAGATAGGCCATGCGTACCATGGGTTCCGGCCCTTCCTCAATGATGGACATGCGGCGCTGACGCTCGCTATCGCCAGGCCAGCGGCGGGCCACCTCAGCGAGGAAGCGGGCATTGATCTCGTAGATGATGTCGAGCAGCCGAGGCAGGATGTGCCGGAAAAGACGCACGGGCCACTTTTCCAGCGCTTCGGGCAGGAGCGTGTGGTTGGTATAGGCCATCGTCCTTTGGGTGATAGCCCAGGCCTCATCCCAAGCCAGACCCTTGCCGTCCATGAGCAGGCGCATCAGTTCGGGGACGCTGCAGCTGGGGTGGGTGTCGTTGAGCTGAAAACAGTTTTTGGCGGCGAAGACGGTCATGTCGCCGCCACAGACACCGCACCAGCGCTGCAGCACATCCTGCAGACTGGCGGAGGCGAGAAAATACTGCTGGCGCAGACGCAGCTCCTTGCCATTCTCGCTGGCATCGTTGGGGTAGAGCACCATGGTGATGTTCTCGGCCGCATTTTTGGCCGCCACGGACTCGGGATAACTACCCGCATTGAACTCCCCCAGGTCGAATTCATCGGTGGCCGCCGATTTCCACAGCCGCAGGGTGTTGACGATACCGTTGCCATAACCGGGGACGGGAAGGTCATAAGGAACCGCCAGCACGTCGTGGCTGTCGACCCAGCGGAAACGCTGTCGACCCTCGGCATCCCGATAGGCTTCACTGCGGCCTTCAAA
Protein-coding regions in this window:
- a CDS encoding ATP-binding protein, with product MDLKPEVVAQLERVLTSLEQLLPRPVETIDWNTCLAANWRRHSFSGTLEPVKKVEKVGLDELLGIEEQKETVEDNTRQFLAGYPANNVLLWGTRGTGKSSLVRALLHAYAPQGLRVVQVDKDDLTYLPDIFAAIGDKPFKFILLCDDLSFEPGEPSYKMLKSALDGSVYSAPDNVRIYTTSNRRHLLPEYETDNLGAKMVNNEIHHGEGVEEKISLSDRFGLWVAFHAFSQDHYLRVVRQCVEKLAAQSGLEMSWSLELREAAIQWSHDKSKRCGRTALQFSSHWVGRQLLKKGKP
- a CDS encoding OmpA family protein, whose protein sequence is MVFPLEIRGWAAVRRRGTFRLLCILLAGLLVLSPASVLAREGMTLEEKEYVVWPRFASASNELGAEDQALLRGLSMALDGLRIVHIYVAGHTDDQRLQGGSRQLFKDNFELSEARAQSVADYLLSILDVPEEATVLVEGLGDTLPVTDNSSEEGRAQNRRVEIWIQTERAPRPVREETLLSQRPTSPPPSPRPVASAPPAPRQEYRVPAPAAPTPVPYSPPPGEAFSNRAVYPGDAPALAAAQKPLPASYKDDYVPFYEQEKSLTAGRVVAPYFTPPGKWGPQLDLTYKEGTDRSLGRFSVMWPFWQTDNAIFFADLRVVLPDDSSLEGNYGLGYRKILDNGLPLLGEAIWGAYAFYDNRSSTYGFSFQQFTLGAELLGRNWELRANAYLPENASHVIDSFATTGVELDRTAVVVRTTLYETRERPLHGFDIEAGYGLELGERSTLWGHAGYFWFDNALTPEVAGPRLRLAYERKDPFSILGSSLSLGVEYQDDQIRGAQGFGFANVRVPLGKVIKDAPSSFAREEIERRMMRPVIRDVDIVTFAQDMAKTPGTEEGPSVIIADEYAVVDPETGAPIDLFFVDADGTLLNGLSVADGTRTAPMTLTEAQQASSLSDILFLINDAGQIASGGAESPALTLQQRQQLMGIGDTGARLISFEGLPEAPEYKLSITSASGRPTLSQAGAGDVIALASGNRLSGLNINGGSRGIAGSGIDSLALADLNVRDYTTAGLAIDNGTGTLSVANSLIAATGGGTALQLYRSELSGAFTASTLSQTGGRVIDMDGHQGTLDFRGTGVENQDGLGLRIQNSSDADLHFGRVSVAGTSSGAALSLLNNDQSAIAIDDLRIRTEGAQGLVASNSGSLRVAAGEVRSVGGDALVLGETAVDLTLTDISATGGGSALDFSGVSGQMTVRGLLAATGSSGSGLKVSNSQLDLEVSRLLVDSAAGTGVDIVETEGSLAFGRGSAIANSGGVGISIDGGSADLIYQGDLTHDSATSAIAIRNHSGGEVIFDSGTLVAGNGDGLQFRNADGTYSFRGTTTLVGGDAGIDILADSAGSFAFGGNTGIFTPSGSAFTLRDSSATVDYSGTITQNGTGNAVEVARHTGGAVTFRTGTIEATDGNGLQFSDADGLYAFLGTTRLQGGNAAIDILSGSDGSFEFGNGTSILNPTGAALTVRDSSADLVYSGSMSQNNAASLLDVANHSGGTLTLRTGNLTASNGDGLQFVNADGTYEILGITTLDGGNAGIDILADSAGNFTFGSSTKVINPTGSAFVVRDSSATVGYEGQLSQGNLASVVEVTNHAGGTLTFRNGAVTASNGDGLQFANADGTYEFLGRTTLDGGDAGVDILAGSGGRFTFGADTSIVSPTGDAFHVNGSTANVTYQGDLTQVRDAALVRIGDHSGGTLTFNTGSLEATAGGGLLFSNADGTYLFQGSTLLEELGSPVGIDIRNGSSGRFTFGSDTTIVSQSDTAFALDGSAANVSYGGRIDSASGYIAHINDLRSGGSVNFIAATPASVIQALTANNQGVRITNSAGNVSFDNLILGSDTTRLINDPLYLDNNSGRYTFKNVEIFTNSGTGILARNSAEATLTVIDGLIDTTNAPAIDLDSITTNITLASVNAADAGNVGINLSNLSSGSRFQVLGDTSIDGATTSINMDGIGAGSVITFDKVDVLDRIGSGIVIRDADGLINFGDITVTNPNSVGGNAITYTNSLADVTVAKADIGGSLGHGLHLENSAGSFTVNGGSITGGTTGIYARNIGELSAKNIAFNLVGSGVTLLQDTSSTMTATVAGNTLGLGGFSATSINGSTLRLDLNSNTANTFSLTTTGGGSDGLIAIKGMTEGTTPAEVESYLVSPDGANNVGTVDADDAGTFIGY
- a CDS encoding glycogen/starch/alpha-glucan phosphorylase, whose product is MYTKPLDKSSPCASLTELPPLGMDKASLSEDFRSYYTLNLGRDKYCRSRHYIYEALALTLRDRLMERWKTTRYACDEQNCRRAYYLSMEFLMGRALGNAMQALGLSEPTTKALHQLGLDLEELVDTEQDAGLGNGGLGRLAACFLDSCATLRLPVQGYGIRYEYGMFRQKIVNGFQVEEPDHWLRAGNPWEIKRPEYTQRIQFEGRSEAYRDAEGRQRFRWVDSHDVLAVPYDLPVPGYGNGIVNTLRLWKSAATDEFDLGEFNAGSYPESVAAKNAAENITMVLYPNDASENGKELRLRQQYFLASASLQDVLQRWCGVCGGDMTVFAAKNCFQLNDTHPSCSVPELMRLLMDGKGLAWDEAWAITQRTMAYTNHTLLPEALEKWPVRLFRHILPRLLDIIYEINARFLAEVARRWPGDSERQRRMSIIEEGPEPMVRMAYLAIVGSYSVNGVAALHSRLLTEGLFRDFYELWPEKFNNKTNGVTPRRWMLWANPGLSALLDETLGEGWVTDLDQLRQLEPLADDPAYQERWRQVKQENKARLAEVVRSRCGVDFPLNALFDVQVKRIHEYKRQLLNILHVIHLYNRLKRGDAADWTPRCVLIGGKAAPGYATAKLIIKLINNVAARINEDEEVAGRLKVVFFPDYGVSSMEVICPGTDLSEQTSTAGKEASGTGNMKFMMNGALTIGTLDGANIEIREEAGADNFFLFGLDAGQVDEVRRHYDPRGVVTADPDLQRVLQLLQSGHFSQFEPGIFEPIIQAILNPQDPWLVAADFRSYVDAQQRVAEAYQDQVRWTRMSILNTAASGKFSTDRTIAQYNKEIWRLTPVEDVSER